Proteins from one Mycobacterium sp. EPa45 genomic window:
- a CDS encoding type I polyketide synthase, protein MTDNTHQPTATPIAVVAMSAIYPGESGLDGFWRTITTGRDAIGDVPPSHWLIEDYYDADPKTPDRTYCKRGGFIDPVSFDPVKFGLPPNALPSTDTGQILALVAAKQLLDVVQGSGAEVDLDRVDVVLGVASTTELVVQMGSRMQRPIWRKALLENGLSESEADEICQDIADHYVPWQESTFPGLLGNVIAGRVANRLNLGGANFVTDAACASSLSALQSALHRLYLHESDVVLTGGVDALNDVMMYMCFSKTPAFSATGDCRPFSDGADGTIIGEGVGMVALKRLADAERDGDQIHAVIRGLGSSSDGRASSVYAPRSEGQAKALRRAYERAGYDPSTVELVEAHGTATKAGDVAEFAGLKSVFTDDSARIALGSVKSQIGHTKAAAGAAGLIKAVLALQHSTLPGTLKVDRPNPALGLEESPFYVNSQTRPWVRKGDQPRRASVSSFGFGGSNFHVTLEEYRGEHRAKRLRTLPSELVVLSAPSETELGKRASDIAAAARSGESLARIAFEAAEEFDASQHARAGLVATDAESLAALADRLSTALAGGTASELKDANIAVGFGPAREGKTAYLFPGQGSQYVGMGGDLALAFPEALAIWDGLEGDLADLPAVVFPEPAFDAAAVDAQKKELTAMANAQPAIAATSLAQLALLDLLGVSATAAAGHSFGEVTALAAAGVLPTESLVETARMRGTLMNEAGQGKDGAMLAVTATADDVRALLATQPASGSLVIANDNAPTQVVLAGYETDIAWAQTAAKAKGWTAVRLPVASAFHSEIVAASSAPLTAYLKTLKIGQPNFPVYANATAQVYSEDVAVQLGDQVQQVVRFREMIEAMARDGVTRFIEVGPSRVLTGLVGKILGDVAHFAVALDDPKADGLRGWHRGLAALAADGVALDLGALFDHYEEPLKYVPAPKHAVKVGGANLGKPYPPADGKVSITPKRTRVSATVAAPAVAAAAASVPAAAPAPAVQRMDAPAAPAAAVQAPAPVVQAQASVIQQQAPAVQQQVEVQAEVIEAPLSGDVWSVIDSIQKETAEQHQRYMDVVTRSHQAFLDMSTQMMAHIVGDPVAVAQTPMVTASVAPQQVLAPAPAPVTVAPAPVAVAAAPVAVAAAPVITPPAAPVAPVAAPPVAAPVAVAAPAVSAGPAAGDVVLSIVSEKTGYPVDMLGLGMEMEAELGIDSIKQVEILAALQAKFPGVPEIPASELSGLRTLQDVVDTMAGFAGSAPAPVAVAAVASGAGPAAGDVVLSIVSEKTGYPVDMLGLGMEMEAELGIDSIKQVEILAALQAKFPGAPELPASELSGLRTLQDVVDTMAGFAGSAPAPVAVAAVASGAGPAAGDVVLSIVSEKTGYPVDMLGLGMEMEAELGIDSIKQVEILAALQAKFPGAPEIPASELANLRTLQDVVDTVSGFAAPAPVATVVVAAAPALDAGDVVLSIVSEKTGYPVDMLGLGMEMEAELGIDSIKQVEILAALQAKFPGAPEIPASELANLRTLQDVVDTVSGFAAPAPVATVVVAAAPALDAGDVVLSIVSEKTGYPVDMLGLGMEMEAELGIDSIKQVEILAALQAKFPGAPEIPASELANLRTLQDVVDTVSGFASGGRTEQPTAAPQVGASSSAPVGLSCTEAELRAAPPTGLAMAGLRDGVVLITREDPAFADALQAALTARGVNAHVVDEVPAEAGAVISLAPLGAARTPEDCVAMHLRAFHAARSVARSTAATRLFVTVQSTGARFAAGDVPVGVASLVKTAGWEWLNASVRAVDMESLDAERLAAELLEGGSGIEVALRADGTRLVAVDDIESSVGEGETISVTPGGVVLVTGGARGVTAESALALAKHHGLRLALLGRTPLRAVSADDPSGTTAAEIATALAASARARGEQLSLPQARAQAESLLAEREVRATLSTAERQGTPARYFAASITDRAALDSVLNDVRANFGPIVGVVHGAGVLADKRLEDLDDDGFVKVFSTKVVGAEALLDATATDELRFISLFSSIAARAGNPGQSAYASANAALEAIAARESARRNGECVVRAFGWGPWDGGMVDATLKSRFLAGGVGVIPIDEGAQFFAEHALCRSSATAVVVAAPAEPRLRATRLEWNVSTHDLPVLTDHQVRGKVVVPVVIALDAILRAARGLIADTCPVVRDFQVLSGVTLAEGEKQTLTIEFEPAGSEYTVSIRDAEGRARYRATVDTAAVADPEVAVPQVSGSSWPCSVDEAYAGPLFHGPQFAVIEKLDTFGAAGGSADLRSLDGLGWPQNGWAIDAAGVDGGLQLGIVWAASQGRPLVLPIRIARVVLHRAFGDGSIGRCRLAAHPVNDKRVDFDIAYETSDGALIATLEGVEFYAAGGAADTSA, encoded by the coding sequence TTGACTGACAACACGCACCAGCCCACTGCAACTCCTATCGCGGTGGTCGCCATGTCGGCGATCTATCCGGGTGAGTCTGGGCTCGACGGCTTCTGGCGCACCATCACCACCGGACGCGACGCCATCGGCGATGTCCCGCCCTCGCACTGGCTGATCGAGGACTACTACGACGCCGATCCGAAGACACCGGACCGCACCTACTGCAAGCGCGGCGGTTTCATCGACCCGGTGAGCTTTGATCCGGTGAAATTCGGCCTGCCGCCCAACGCCCTGCCGTCGACGGACACCGGGCAGATCCTCGCTCTGGTTGCGGCCAAGCAGCTGCTCGACGTGGTGCAGGGCAGCGGCGCCGAGGTCGATCTGGACCGGGTGGATGTGGTGCTCGGGGTCGCCTCGACGACCGAGCTCGTGGTGCAGATGGGCTCTCGGATGCAGCGGCCGATCTGGCGTAAAGCCCTGCTGGAGAACGGCTTGTCGGAAAGCGAAGCCGATGAGATCTGCCAGGACATCGCCGATCACTATGTGCCGTGGCAGGAAAGCACGTTCCCGGGTCTGCTCGGCAACGTCATCGCCGGTCGTGTCGCCAACCGCCTCAACCTGGGCGGCGCCAACTTCGTCACCGACGCCGCCTGCGCGAGTTCGCTTTCCGCGCTGCAGTCGGCGCTGCACCGGTTGTACCTGCACGAGTCGGACGTGGTGCTGACGGGCGGCGTCGACGCACTCAACGACGTGATGATGTACATGTGCTTCTCCAAGACGCCGGCATTCTCGGCGACCGGTGACTGTCGGCCGTTCTCCGACGGCGCGGACGGCACGATCATCGGTGAGGGCGTCGGCATGGTGGCCCTCAAGCGCCTGGCTGACGCCGAGCGTGACGGAGACCAGATCCACGCGGTCATCCGCGGCCTGGGCTCCTCATCGGACGGGCGCGCGTCGAGCGTCTATGCACCGCGTTCCGAAGGACAAGCCAAGGCACTGCGGCGAGCATACGAGCGTGCCGGCTACGACCCCTCGACGGTCGAGCTCGTCGAAGCCCACGGCACGGCCACCAAGGCCGGCGACGTCGCCGAATTCGCCGGATTGAAGTCGGTGTTCACCGACGACTCGGCGCGGATCGCACTGGGATCGGTGAAGTCCCAGATCGGTCACACCAAGGCCGCGGCAGGCGCCGCGGGTCTCATCAAAGCCGTTCTTGCGCTGCAGCATTCGACCCTGCCGGGCACGCTGAAGGTGGATCGGCCCAATCCCGCACTGGGGTTGGAGGAGTCGCCGTTCTATGTCAATTCGCAGACCCGGCCCTGGGTGCGTAAGGGTGATCAGCCCCGGCGCGCGTCGGTCAGCTCCTTCGGATTCGGCGGCAGCAACTTCCACGTGACGCTGGAGGAGTACCGGGGCGAGCACCGCGCCAAGCGGCTGCGGACGCTGCCCAGTGAACTGGTGGTGCTGAGCGCACCGTCGGAAACCGAACTGGGCAAACGCGCTTCCGACATCGCGGCGGCCGCACGCTCCGGGGAAAGCCTGGCCCGTATCGCGTTCGAAGCCGCCGAAGAGTTCGACGCATCGCAGCACGCGCGCGCGGGCCTGGTGGCGACGGACGCTGAATCGCTTGCCGCCCTGGCCGACCGGTTGAGCACCGCACTTGCCGGTGGCACCGCGTCAGAGCTCAAGGACGCCAACATCGCAGTCGGCTTCGGGCCGGCACGCGAAGGCAAGACGGCCTACCTGTTCCCCGGGCAGGGCAGTCAGTACGTCGGGATGGGCGGCGACCTCGCCCTCGCCTTCCCCGAAGCGCTCGCGATCTGGGACGGGCTCGAGGGTGATCTTGCCGACCTCCCCGCAGTGGTGTTTCCCGAGCCGGCGTTCGACGCCGCCGCGGTGGATGCGCAGAAGAAGGAACTCACCGCGATGGCCAACGCGCAACCGGCCATCGCCGCCACCAGCCTTGCTCAGCTAGCGCTGCTCGACCTCCTCGGCGTGAGTGCGACTGCGGCGGCAGGCCATAGCTTCGGTGAGGTCACCGCGCTGGCGGCCGCCGGCGTGCTACCGACCGAGAGTCTGGTCGAGACGGCCCGTATGCGCGGCACGCTGATGAACGAGGCGGGCCAGGGCAAGGACGGCGCGATGCTCGCCGTCACCGCGACCGCTGACGATGTGCGAGCGCTGCTGGCCACCCAGCCGGCGTCAGGATCGCTGGTCATCGCCAATGACAATGCACCCACTCAGGTGGTGCTGGCCGGGTACGAGACCGATATCGCATGGGCGCAAACCGCAGCGAAGGCGAAAGGCTGGACGGCCGTGCGCCTTCCGGTGGCTTCGGCGTTCCACTCAGAGATCGTCGCGGCCAGCAGTGCACCCCTGACGGCTTACCTCAAGACACTCAAGATCGGGCAGCCGAACTTCCCGGTCTACGCGAACGCCACCGCGCAGGTCTACAGCGAGGACGTTGCCGTGCAACTCGGCGACCAGGTTCAGCAGGTGGTGCGGTTCCGCGAAATGATCGAGGCGATGGCCCGCGACGGGGTCACCCGCTTCATCGAGGTTGGTCCGAGCCGGGTCCTGACCGGGCTGGTCGGAAAGATCCTGGGCGACGTGGCGCACTTCGCGGTGGCCCTCGACGACCCCAAGGCCGATGGTCTGCGTGGCTGGCATCGGGGACTGGCGGCGTTGGCTGCCGACGGTGTGGCCCTGGACCTCGGTGCCCTGTTCGACCACTATGAGGAACCGCTGAAATACGTTCCGGCGCCCAAGCATGCGGTCAAGGTCGGTGGCGCGAACCTCGGTAAGCCGTACCCGCCCGCCGACGGGAAGGTATCGATCACGCCGAAGCGCACTCGGGTGAGTGCCACGGTCGCGGCTCCTGCCGTCGCCGCGGCAGCGGCCAGTGTCCCCGCGGCTGCGCCGGCCCCGGCGGTCCAGCGGATGGACGCACCTGCCGCGCCCGCGGCTGCGGTTCAGGCACCTGCGCCGGTGGTGCAGGCCCAGGCCTCAGTGATTCAGCAGCAGGCGCCGGCCGTTCAGCAGCAGGTGGAAGTGCAGGCAGAGGTCATCGAAGCGCCGCTGTCCGGCGACGTCTGGAGTGTCATCGACAGTATCCAGAAGGAGACCGCCGAGCAGCACCAGCGCTACATGGATGTGGTGACGCGCAGCCACCAGGCCTTCCTGGATATGTCGACCCAAATGATGGCCCACATCGTGGGCGATCCCGTGGCCGTTGCGCAGACTCCGATGGTGACGGCGAGCGTTGCGCCGCAACAGGTTTTGGCGCCAGCGCCTGCTCCCGTCACGGTTGCACCCGCGCCGGTTGCGGTTGCGGCCGCGCCGGTTGCGGTTGCGGCCGCGCCGGTGATCACACCGCCGGCCGCCCCGGTCGCCCCGGTGGCGGCGCCGCCGGTGGCTGCTCCGGTTGCGGTGGCTGCGCCGGCTGTGTCTGCGGGTCCGGCTGCCGGTGATGTTGTGCTGTCGATTGTTTCGGAGAAGACGGGTTATCCGGTGGACATGCTCGGGTTGGGCATGGAGATGGAGGCCGAGCTGGGGATCGATTCGATCAAGCAGGTCGAGATTTTGGCGGCGTTGCAGGCGAAGTTCCCGGGTGTGCCGGAGATTCCTGCGTCGGAGTTGTCCGGGTTGCGGACGTTGCAGGATGTGGTGGATACCATGGCCGGGTTTGCGGGGTCAGCGCCTGCTCCGGTAGCGGTTGCTGCTGTTGCTTCGGGTGCGGGTCCGGCTGCGGGTGATGTTGTGCTGTCGATTGTTTCGGAGAAGACGGGTTATCCGGTGGACATGCTCGGGTTGGGCATGGAGATGGAGGCCGAGCTGGGGATCGATTCGATCAAGCAGGTCGAGATTTTGGCGGCGTTGCAGGCGAAGTTCCCGGGTGCTCCGGAGCTCCCGGCGTCGGAGTTGTCCGGGTTGCGGACGTTGCAGGATGTGGTGGATACCATGGCCGGGTTTGCGGGGTCAGCGCCTGCTCCGGTAGCGGTTGCTGCTGTTGCTTCGGGTGCGGGTCCGGCTGCGGGTGATGTTGTGCTGTCGATTGTTTCGGAGAAGACGGGTTATCCGGTGGACATGCTCGGGTTGGGCATGGAGATGGAGGCCGAGCTGGGGATCGATTCGATCAAGCAGGTCGAGATCCTCGCGGCGTTGCAGGCGAAGTTCCCGGGTGCGCCGGAGATCCCGGCCTCGGAGCTGGCGAACCTGCGCACTCTGCAAGATGTGGTGGATACCGTGTCTGGGTTCGCCGCCCCTGCACCGGTCGCTACCGTGGTGGTTGCTGCCGCGCCTGCGCTCGATGCCGGTGATGTTGTGCTGTCGATTGTTTCGGAGAAGACGGGTTATCCGGTGGACATGCTCGGGTTGGGCATGGAGATGGAGGCCGAGCTGGGGATCGATTCGATCAAGCAGGTCGAGATCCTCGCGGCGTTGCAGGCGAAGTTCCCGGGTGCGCCGGAGATCCCGGCCTCGGAGCTGGCGAACCTGCGCACTCTGCAAGATGTGGTGGATACCGTGTCTGGGTTCGCCGCCCCTGCACCGGTCGCTACCGTGGTGGTTGCTGCCGCGCCTGCGCTCGATGCCGGTGATGTTGTGCTGTCGATTGTTTCGGAGAAGACGGGTTATCCGGTGGACATGCTCGGGTTGGGCATGGAGATGGAGGCCGAGCTGGGGATCGATTCGATCAAGCAGGTCGAGATCCTCGCGGCGTTGCAGGCGAAGTTCCCGGGTGCTCCGGAGATCCCGGCGTCCGAGCTGGCGAACCTGCGCACCCTGCAAGACGTCGTCGACACCGTCTCCGGATTCGCCTCCGGTGGCCGCACCGAACAGCCCACGGCGGCACCGCAGGTTGGTGCGTCGTCGTCCGCTCCGGTCGGGCTGTCCTGCACCGAAGCCGAGCTTCGCGCCGCACCGCCCACTGGCCTTGCGATGGCCGGCCTGCGCGACGGAGTCGTGCTCATCACCCGGGAGGATCCCGCCTTCGCCGATGCCCTCCAGGCCGCGCTGACGGCTCGCGGCGTCAACGCGCACGTGGTCGACGAGGTACCTGCGGAGGCAGGCGCCGTCATCAGCCTGGCCCCGCTGGGGGCGGCTCGCACACCCGAAGACTGCGTCGCGATGCACCTGCGTGCATTCCACGCGGCGCGCAGTGTCGCAAGGAGCACCGCCGCGACCCGGCTCTTCGTCACCGTTCAGTCGACCGGGGCACGGTTCGCCGCCGGCGATGTACCGGTCGGTGTCGCGAGCTTGGTGAAAACCGCCGGTTGGGAATGGTTGAACGCCTCGGTTCGTGCCGTCGACATGGAAAGCCTTGACGCCGAACGGCTGGCCGCCGAGCTGCTCGAGGGCGGTAGCGGTATCGAGGTCGCCCTACGCGCCGACGGCACCCGGCTGGTGGCAGTCGACGACATCGAATCCTCGGTCGGGGAGGGCGAGACGATCAGCGTCACCCCCGGTGGCGTTGTCCTGGTCACCGGCGGTGCCCGTGGCGTGACGGCGGAATCGGCTCTGGCACTGGCCAAGCATCACGGCCTGCGGCTCGCACTGCTCGGTCGCACACCCCTGCGGGCAGTGAGTGCGGACGACCCGTCCGGCACCACGGCCGCCGAGATCGCCACCGCACTGGCGGCGTCGGCGCGGGCCCGCGGTGAGCAACTGAGTCTGCCGCAAGCACGCGCGCAGGCGGAAAGCCTGCTGGCCGAGCGGGAAGTCCGGGCCACCCTGTCGACGGCGGAGCGGCAGGGCACGCCGGCGCGCTACTTCGCGGCCAGCATCACCGACCGTGCCGCTTTGGACAGCGTGCTCAACGACGTCCGGGCGAATTTTGGACCGATCGTCGGTGTCGTCCACGGCGCCGGTGTGCTCGCCGACAAACGGCTGGAAGACCTCGACGATGACGGATTCGTCAAGGTGTTCAGCACCAAAGTGGTTGGTGCCGAAGCACTTCTGGATGCGACCGCCACCGATGAGCTGCGCTTCATCTCGCTGTTCTCCTCGATCGCAGCACGGGCCGGCAATCCCGGACAATCGGCCTACGCCTCGGCCAATGCTGCCCTCGAGGCCATTGCGGCTCGCGAGTCCGCACGCCGCAACGGCGAGTGTGTCGTCCGCGCATTCGGCTGGGGACCGTGGGACGGCGGAATGGTCGACGCAACCTTGAAGAGCCGATTCCTCGCCGGCGGCGTGGGTGTCATTCCGATCGACGAGGGCGCACAGTTCTTCGCCGAGCACGCGCTGTGCCGTTCGTCGGCCACCGCCGTCGTGGTCGCCGCTCCGGCCGAGCCTCGCCTGCGGGCAACCCGCCTGGAGTGGAACGTGTCGACCCATGACCTGCCGGTGCTTACCGATCATCAGGTCCGCGGCAAGGTGGTGGTGCCGGTGGTGATTGCGCTGGACGCGATCCTGCGTGCGGCTCGCGGCCTGATTGCCGACACCTGCCCGGTGGTCCGCGACTTCCAGGTTCTATCGGGTGTCACCCTCGCCGAGGGTGAAAAGCAGACGTTGACAATCGAATTCGAGCCCGCCGGGTCGGAGTACACGGTGTCGATCCGGGACGCTGAGGGCCGGGCGCGTTACCGCGCCACCGTGGACACCGCTGCTGTGGCGGATCCGGAGGTGGCGGTTCCGCAGGTGTCGGGGTCGTCGTGGCCGTGCAGTGTCGACGAGGCGTACGCCGGCCCGCTGTTCCACGGCCCGCAATTCGCGGTCATCGAGAAGCTCGACACGTTCGGTGCTGCCGGCGGAAGTGCTGACCTCAGGAGCCTGGACGGTCTCGGCTGGCCGCAGAACGGCTGGGCAATCGACGCTGCCGGCGTCGACGGCGGGCTGCAGCTGGGCATCGTCTGGGCCGCTTCTCAGGGGCGGCCGTTGGTGCTGCCGATCCGTATCGCGCGTGTCGTTCTGCACCGCGCATTCGGTGACGGCAGTATCGGACGGTGCCGGCTGGCCGCCCATCCGGTCAATGACAAGCGGGTCGACTTCGACATCGCCTACGAGACTTCCGACGGTGCGCTGATCGCAACGCTGGAAGGTGTCGAGTTCTACGCTGCGGGCGGCGCCGCGGATACGTCGGCGTGA